From a single Piliocolobus tephrosceles isolate RC106 chromosome 21, ASM277652v3, whole genome shotgun sequence genomic region:
- the LOC111554032 gene encoding carcinoembryonic antigen-related cell adhesion molecule 6 isoform X2 has protein sequence MGSPSAPPHRWCIPWQRLLLTASLLTFWNPPTTAQLTIESRPFNVAEGKEVLLLAHNLPQNTLGFSWYKGETVDAKHLIAAYVMGTQQTTPGPAHSGRETVYSNVSLLIQNVTQNDTGSYTLQVIKEGFVSEEATGQFLVYPELPKPYIISNNSNPVEDKDAVTLTCEPETQDTTYLWWVNNQSLPVSPRLELSGDNRTLTLFNVARNDTAFYECETQNPGSVRRSDPVTLNVLYGPDAPTISPLNTSYRAGENLNLSCHAASNPSAQYSWFVNGTFQQSTQELFIPNITVNNSGSYMCQAHNSATGLNRTTVTAITVYAELPKPYITSSNSNPVEDKDAVTLTCEPETQDTTYLWWVNGQSLLVSPRLQLSNGNRTITLLNVTRNDAGPYECGIQDSVSAKRSDPVTLNVSYGPDTPIISPPDLSYNSGANLNLSCHADSNPSPQYSWLINGTLRQHTKVLFISKITSNNNGAYACFVSNLATGRNNSIVKNISVSAAPGNSGLSTRATVGIIIGVLVGVALI, from the exons ATGGGGTCTCCCTCAGCCCCTCCTCACAGATGGTGCATCCCCTGGCAGAGGCTCCTGCTCACAG CCTCACTTCTAACCTTCTGGAACCCGCCCACCACTGCCCAGCTCACTATTGAATCCAGGCCGTTCAATGTCGCAGAGGGGAAGGAGGTTCTTCTACTTGCCCACAATCTGCCCCAGAATACTTTAGGCTTCAGCTGGTACAAAGGGGAAACAGTAGATGCCAAACATCTAATTGCAGCATATGTAATGGGAACTCAACAAACTACCCCAGGGCCCGCACACAGCGGTCGAGAGACAGTATACTCCAATGTATCCCTGCTGATCCAGAACGTCACCCAGAATGACACAGGATCCTACACCCTACAAGTCATAAAGGAAGGTTTTGTGAGTGAAGAAGCAACTGGCCAGTTCCTGGTATACC CGGAGCTGCCCAAGCCCTACATCATCAGCAACAACTCCAACCCCGTGGAGGACAAGGATGCTGTGACCTTAACCTGTGAACCTGAGACTCAGGACACAACCTACCTATGGTGGGTAAACAATCAGAGCCTCCCGGTCAGTCCCAGGCTGGAGCTGTCCGGTGACAACAGGACCCTCACTCTATTCAATGTTGCAAGAAATGACACAGCGTTCTACGAATGTGAAACCCAGAACCCAGGGAGTGTCAGACGCAGCGACCCAGTCACCCTGAACGTCCTCT ATGGTCCGGATGCACCCACCATTTCCCCTCTAAACACATCTTACAGAGCAGGGGAAAATCTGAACCTCTCCTGCCATGCCGCCTCTAACCCATCTGCACAGTACTCTTGGTTTGTCAATGGGACGTTCCAGCAATCCACACAAGAGCTCTTTATCCCCAACATCACCGTGAATAATAGCGGATCCTATATGTGCCAAGCCCATAACTCAGCCACTGGCCTCAATAGGACCACAGTCACGGCGATCACAGTCTATG CGGAGCTGCCCAAGCCCTACATCACCAGCAGCAACTCCAACCCCGTGGAGGACAAGGATGCTGTGACCTTAACCTGTGAACCTGAGACTCAGGACACAACCTACCTGTGGTGGGTAAATGGTCAGAGCCTCCTGGTCAGTCCCAGGCTGCAGCTCTCCAATGGCAACAGGACCATCACTCTACTCAATGTCACAAGGAATGACGCAGGACCCTATGAATGTGGAATCCAGGACTCAGTGAGTGCAAAACGCAGTGACCCAGTCACCCTGAATGTCTCCT ATGGCCCGGACACCCCCATCATATCCCCCCCAGACTTGTCTTACAATTCCGGAGCAAACCTCAACCTCTCCTGCCACGCGGACTCTAACCCATCCCCGCAGTATTCTTGGCTTATCAATGGGACACTGCGGCAACACACAAAAGTTCTCTTTATCTCCAAAATCACATCAAACAATAACGGGGCCTATGCCTGTTTTGTCTCTAACTTGGCTACTGGTCGCAATAACTCCATAGTCAAGAACATCTCAGTCTCCGCTG CACCTGGAAATTCTGGTCTCTCAACTAGGGCCACTGTCGGCATCATAATTGGAGTGCTGGTTGGGGTTGCTCTGATATAG